A window of Felis catus isolate Fca126 chromosome A3, F.catus_Fca126_mat1.0, whole genome shotgun sequence genomic DNA:
ttggTCCCTCTAGGCTTTACTTTCTCCCTTAAATATCTCTGGTTCAGGGTGGTAACATGAGATCACATATGAGAAGTGCTTTTGAAAAGATACTAAGTTTAACATACAGATACGTATGCCATACATAACGTGTCTAATAATATATAGTGCTAGCAGTTGTCATGAGTGTTTTTCTTAAGCCAGAAGGTTTGGCCCAATCGAGTGTCCTAGCTTGTTTCCACTCATCTGTTTTAGTGTTCCTTGCATATTCAGAATTAAGTCCTGGAAATATCCTGATGATTCTTCAGAACTATACCTACTGTATATTTGTCACTGGGAGTTTTCTAAACCATAGAGCTGTGTGTTTCCGGGCAGCAACAAGACTCAGAAGTGTGTTTCAGCTGCAGAGTGGAAATGCTTACAATTTGGGAGTAAACAGATTGGAGAGTGGCAAGAGAGACTGGGACCCACCTCTCCAGTTTGCCTTTGGCACCAGGGACTCACTCGGCTTCTATTCTTGGCAGGCAGTTAACAAGATCAAAGAGATTGCTGTGACCGTGAAGAAGGAAGACAAAGTGTAAGTTTGCAGCGGGCTTTGTCAGAGCCTTGACTTTTTGTGGCCAAATTGGATGTAGAAGCGTGTTGCCACCCTATATGGGCCTGGGGCTATTTGGCTCTTGCTAGACCCTTGGCTGTGCCCCAGCTCACAGCACAAAAGAGGCTGTAGACTGTAATTTTAAAGCTGTCACATACAAGGTCTTTGACTGCAGTCACCATCTGTCAATGATAATTTGCCCTAAAGATTTTAGAAGATGAAGTTGATGTGGGCTGAGTTTAGAGGCTAGAACAGAAGCCCCCTACACATTGCAATAGACTCAGACAAGGGGCTTTCCAGACCTGACACAAGTCCCACCTATCCTTGTGTCCCAGGGAGCAGAGGAAGCTGCTGGAGAAGTGTGCCATGACCGCTCTGAGCTCCAAGCTGATTTCCCAGCAGAAAGCCTTCTTCGCTAAGATGGTGGTGGATGCGGTGATGATGCTCGATGATCTGTTGCAGCTTAAAATGATTGGAATCAAAAAGGTGCAGGGTGGTGCCCTAGAGGTAAGCCTGCTACAGCCTCCCTAGAAGGCTTCTGCTTTCATATTGACCCTTCACACAGGTTGGTACAGGAGATGAACACATGTTACAGGAATAGAGAGAATGCGTGTTGAGCTGGAAGTCAGACTGGATTTGTATTCCCCATACTGTCACTGCAGGCTGTGACTGtagatatattttgtaatttctgtgGACCTATATTTACTTGTCAGCAGAACAGCAGATTGAACTAGTTGATTGTTAGAATCTTCGTGTAATGTGGGAGGGGATGGGACTAGCTCCATCTGATAAATTACCTATGACCCTCTCAGTTAATAAGCCTGAGAAGTACTTCTGAGTCCATTCTCCAAGTGACATGCCCAAGCTCTcccttcttttattcatttattttggatagatgatacatagttctaaatgtaaaaagaatcctaaaggaaaaaaaataaacatcccaTTCACTCCTGCCCCAGATACAACCActaatgagtgagtgagtgagtgagtgtgtgtgtgtgtgtgtgtgtgtgtatgtgtatgagcAGGTGCTTCCAGAATTGTTTTACGCATCtgtaaatacatatgtaaatactgCTTTCCTAAAAACAAGTGCTTATTTATAATACATAGTGTTCTGTAACTCACTTTTGTCTGTttaacaacttaatttttttaatgtttgtttattttatttttttttttaattttttttttcaacgttttttatttatttttgggacagagagagacagagcatgaacgggggaggggcagagagagagggagacacagaatcggaaacaggctccaggctccgagccatcagcccagagcctgacgtggggctcgaactcatggaccgcgagatcgtgacctggctgaagtcggacgcttaaccgactgcgccacccaggcgccccaatgtttgtttattttagacagaggATAAGCagtggagggccagagagagagacacacacaaaatctgaaacaggctccaggctctgagctgacagcacagagcccacatggggctcaaactcatgaaccatgagatcatgaccttagtcaatattggacactcaactgacagagccacccaggcgccattaACAACTTATTTTAGAATTTGATCCATATCAGCATGTGGGGCTTTTAATTCAttgctgtccaatagaacttccTGTCATGGTAGAACTGTTACATGTCTGTGCTGTCCATTTtatggtagccactggccatGTGTGGCTACCAAGCACTTGAAATGCAGTTAGTACAACTGaagaactaaatttttaatttaatttttatttatttaaatttaaatagcaacATGTGGTTCATGGCTACTGCATTGCACAACCTAACTGTAACTTGTTCTTTTTTAACACAGTAGTATCTGTCTGGAAGCATTCTGTTGGTATCTCTATGCTGCTTTGGCCTTTCTCCACTCTGGCCTGCCCTACTTCTTAATTTTCTCTATCTTGGTGACCCAGCTTGAAGGGATTGGATGGGGCAAGACCTGCTTCAAATATTATAGCCTGGCCTGGCCCTTCACTTTTCTGTTCTTTGACTTTTACCCTTCTGAGTTGCATTCCCACTCTGTTGTCCTTCCTCCTGTCATGGCACATGTCAGTGGACTGAGGTTCTCTTTCTGTAATAAAACTTGTGAGGAGTTTGGAGGTCATCTGAGTTACTCCCCTGTCTTTGGCCCCAGGTACCAGTGCTTTCTTGGCCCATCATGGCTTACTGACTTTGTCTTTACCCACTACTTTGGTAGCAGTCATCCATCTTCTCCTGGGCCTTCCTATTTCCCTGGACTCTTGAGATTAGATTGGCCAGTTCACTCAACTAGGggtcaaaaataataatttggtgggggtgcctgggtggctgagttggttaagcatccgacttcggctcaggtcataatctggaggttcatgagttcaagccctgcatcgggctctgtgctgaccgctcagagcctggagcctggcttcagattctctctctctctctctctctctctctctctctctctctctctctctctctccccctctctgcccctctcccacttgggctctctctcaaaaatgaataaaaaaaaatttttttttttaaaacaataacttggggcatctgggtggctcagtcagtagagcatctgactcttgatttcagtcaggtcatgatcccagggtcatcgGATCAaatcccgtgtcaggctctgcactgaacatggaggcTTTTTAACATTCTCTTGCACTCTGCCCCTCTCATTCACACCTGGGCTCgcgtgcgctgtctctctctcccacccccttccctctccctttctctcataaaataaataaaactaatttatcTAGTGAGAAGGCCAGGGGCTCCAACCCACTTTCCTCAGACTATTCCCCATTCCTTAAATGCATGTAAAACCTTTAACACAAAACCTGACACACAGAATTCGATAAATGGTAGTAGTGATTATTGACTTATTCTCAGGATTAACAGAACTTCCTGATGTGTGTCTTCAGCCCTTAACTTTGCCTTGAACCTCATGCTCTTCTATCTGCTACTGAACTCATTATTTCATTCTCCAAACCTGAAACCGTTTTCTGTGTTTCTTGACGAGTTGGTATCGCCACCATTGACTCAGTCACTCACCAGAAATCCAGGATTATCTTTGAAAATCTTTCCCAACTCCCACAACCTTTCAGTCACCATTGTCTTATTTTGTCTACCAatttactctttatttcttcaagCTGTCTTTTTACTTATTCCCAAGACCATTGTCCTGGCAGTGGTCACCCTTCCTCCAGTCTTACGTCCCCTAAATCAATCCTATTTTCTGTTGAAAGGCGAAGCTCCACAACTTACTCTGTCCTGTGTAAAGCCTTTTGGGATTCCACATTGCATACAGGATAAGAGGTAGGCCTTAGCAGAGCCTGTAAGATTCTCCTAAACTGGCCTCTGCCTTCTACCTTACATTCCCACAACGGCAAATGCACTCTTTGATGCCACCACACTGCCTCTGCCTCTTGGGAACatcctttccattttctatttgaCTGATTTCTGCTCCTCTTGATTTGTCTCAGGCATCACCCCCGTAGGAGGCTGTGAATTTGAATGATGCACGTATGTGTTCACTGATAGACGACAGTATTCTAGATTAGCACTGGCAGAGAACATAGAGGTATTGAACGGAAATACCCTTTTTTATCGTGTGGGAAATGACTTGGTCATTTAGCAAGAAAAAGAGatctgagatttgaacccaggtctttaGATAGTCCTAAAGTCAGTCCCAAGTGCAACATGCTTTCTTACTACGTATGCCCTGCTGTTAAATCCAACCCACGGGAAGCCACAGTGGTGGCTTGGGAACTGTACAGGGAATTTCTGACTCTTAAGATCTTTTGGCTTCATCTCCTGGGAAGAGGAAAGACCTATGATGCTGCACACAGgactgtgtgtgtgcgcgtgcagtAGGAGCGTGTGTAGGTGTGTCCAGTAGAAGACTGGGGGGCGAGTTGGGATTGAAGAGGCCTGTGCCTTATTCATAAATGCCTGTTCCTTGCCTGGCACTGTCGGTAAATACATTCAGTGTTAGCCCTTGGCTCCTGCTTTGAAGGCCAGTCTTAGAAAATAGCCCAAACAGGCCTTTCCCATGCTTAGTCCCTGTAAGCTGAATGATTGATTATACTGAAGGGATAACCaaaatatgttttgtatttttcctagCTTTTATGAAAGTGGAAAGGCTTTGTTGTAACAGTGAAATAAAGACGTGGTTAACTCTTTCATGTTTGCAGAAATGGACACATGTTAGTCTAGCACAGCACTAGCTTGATTTCATTTCATGCCAGTAGTGACTGAACTGttaactgtttgtttttttaaacaggagtCCCAGCTAGTAGCTGGCGTCGCGTTCAAGAAGACTTTCTCTTACGCTGGGTTTGAAATGCAACCCAAAAAGTACAATAATCCAATGATTGCCCTTTTAAATGTTGAGCTTGAGCTGAAAGCTGAGAAAGATAATGCTGAAATCAGAGTCCACACAGTTGAGGTAGGCCCCACCAGCTGGCTAGAGGCATGGAGTTGGTCAGCGTTCTGGGCCAAAGTCTTGGGTCTTTGTGGCTCTCTTGGGCCCAGCTGTTTCTCAGGCTCCTTATGAGCCCCATTCTCCTCCTGTCCCCCTGAATATGTTGATGTCCAAATACTAGGCCCACttcttttctcactcttctctctgtGAGTGAAGAGACTTGGATAGGGACCTGAGGAGACTTGGATAGGGGAGACCTGCTGAAATATTCTCTGgccccagggaaggggctggcAGCTGCCCTCCACCCATACACTGAGCCCAGTGTTTTGATTCCTCTTACCTGGGCAGTTGAGGGCCCCTCTCCTCCTACACTGGGTCCCACACTGTAGGGATAGGTGTGCTCCCATCACTGATAATACCAAGGCTATCTCGAGTAGCAGTGTCATCCAGCTATAAGTAGGTGCTGTTGGGTAATGTGTCGCCAAAACACAGTGGCCTCTGGAGGGAATGGATCTTGTTATTGGGAACTCCATAGGTACAGCATCTTAGAGGAATCTACAACTCTGCCAAGCTAAACTATTTCTCACACCTTGGCATACCAGCTGTGGAGTAACTCCCAGTCCTGGGGTTTCTTTCTACTTTGGTGTCTGAAAGTTTTAGGTGATTCCTGAGTTCTCATGTAGGGTTCTTGTTACTTGGACTGAGGAGAGGCTATTTTGTTTACCCTTTTTAATTCCCAAATACATCAGCACGTTTTATTTTGGGGAGTATATTTTAGCCTACCATATATGCTAATCTCCCCCCTGCCCTTCacgcccctcccctctccaagcATCCTTATCCTTTTCTGGGTCTCTCTTCAGGATTATCAGGCAATTGTTGATGCTGAGTGGAACATTCTCTATGACAAGTTAGAGAGGATCCATCACTCCGGAGCCAAAGTCGTCTTGTCCAAACTCCCCATCGGGGATGTGGCCACCCAGTACTTTGCCGACAGGGACATGTTCTGTGCTGGCCGAGTGCCAGAGGAGGATCTGAAGAGGACAATGATGGTAACTAAACATTCACAGGCTGCTGCTTGGCTTTTGTGGCCCTGGAGGGGTTTTAATTTACTACAGGTATACTGGAGTGCACTGTCAGGTTGGCCTGTGACTAGGCCTGTctaaacctttttcttttcttttcttttcttttcttttcttttttttttttgctgtgaagCACTCCAATCCCATGTGCATGTGCTCGTTGTAACCAGAGCAAGTCAGGAAATCTGATTGGTGAGGGAACCTAGCAGTGATGCTTTGATCAGCTAGATCAGTTCAAGTACTGATGTTTTCGGccacatttctcctttttctttttgagcatCTCCACAAGATATGTTAGGTCTAAAGCGCTGATCCTAACTTTAGTTGTTGGGCCCAAGGCACACTAGTTTGGGGGCGTGGGTGTTGGGTGAAGTAAAAGGTCTCCATCTCCTTTTGACCAGGCCTGCTTGCCCTTCGTAggtctttgttctgttttgttttctcctcttttaggGAGGTAAATGGGAGGTTGTCCAGTACAGGGAGTCCTGGGGCACTGTGGCAGGGTCTAGCATGGGAATTGGCTTTTGAGACTAGGTGGCAGGAAGCTCTCTTCTGGCTTCGCGTGAAGGTGATCTGATCTTCTTGTGCTCCTCAGGCCTGTGGAGGCTCCATCCAGACCAGTGTGAATGCTCTGTCAGCAGATGTGCTGGGCCGCTGCCAGGTCTTTGAAGAGACCCAGATTGGGGGCGAGAGGTAAGCAAGCCATAGGCCTGGGCTGCCTGCTGGCAGAGCTCATGAGACCTGCCTGGGTCTGGCCTTCTGCCATCTTTTGGGTGTGGTATTCAACATGTGCCGCTCTTTTTTAAGGTCTCACCTTTTGGGACATAAAGAACTCAGATATAAAGTATTTCAGGAGAGCAGAAGATCAAGTTGCGTCTAAAGTCTGACTCTACAGTATCTTCTGCCCTAGGGTTACAGCCCCAGACCTTCCCCAAAACTCTTCAAGAGCAGGATTGGAAACCCTAGTGAGGAACAAAAGAGCAGCTGTTGAGTGTTGGGCGAACGTGGTGAGGTCATACACAACAGGTTGGCAGCAGAAAGAAGTTTACATGTATGATTTGATCCTGGGTGTAGGTATAATTTCTTCACTGGCTGCCCCAAGGCCAAGACTTGTACTATCATCCTCCGTGGTGGTGCTGAGCAGTTCATGGAGGAGACGGAGCGGTCCCTGCACGACGCCATCATGATTGTCAGGAGGGCCATCAAGGTAGTAGACGGGGTTTCCTGGATCTTTGTGGTGATTTCTGCCATATATAACTTATCCTTCCCTGGGTGGCCTGTTAGCCCTGATTGCCTCACAAATCATAGACAGACAGCCTCAGTCTCTCAAGATAGGTCATGCTGCCTTAAAGGCTAAGACTTGTTCTCGTGAACAAACAGTGGAGCTACTGTCCTTAGCCATCCCAGTGATTGTACCAATGCCCTTGAGGTCCAAGGTGACCTTGGAGATAGTCAGAAACCATAAGGTCCACCAGATGGAGGTTGGAATGTGCTAGACAAGAGCCACATCTAGGCTTCCTGGGGTTTGGGATGAGGGAGGAATGAGGAACTGCTCCCTTTCTGTGCTGGGAGGACCTTTTGCCTGGCTGGTCCAACTCTGCTGTGGCTGGACCTTGAGCCAGGGGCCTGTTAGCATTAAGAGGTGGGTCTGGTCTCTGCAGAACGATTCAGTGGTGGCTGGTGGCGGGGCCATTGAGATGGAGCTCTCCAAGTACCTGCGGGATTACTCAAGGACCGTTCCAGGAAAACAGCAGCTCTTAATTGGGGCATATGCCAAGGCCTTGGAAATTATCCCACGCCAGCTGTGTGACAATGCTGGCTTTGATGCCACAAACATCCTCAACAAGCTGCGAGCTCGGCATGCTCAGGTGGGTCCTTCTCCTTGAGTCCAGGGATTGGGTGCATGGGGCTAAATTTTGAGTGTGTGCTATGCTTACTCAGGCGCCATAGAGTGTTCAGGCCCATGACAGGGCTGGAACTAAACCTAGTACCGACTCAACTGTGTCTCCtctgagggcagagggaaagccACAGTGCCAGGACTGGAGCCTCCAGGGTTTCTTCAGTGCTTCTACCAAGAGTATAATCATAGCTCCTTGTGGTGCCATCAAAGGAACCAGGGGGACCCTGCAGCCTCCTCCCTGGAAGCACACGCTGAGCACGTTACTGGGTTTCCCAGTGGTGGCGAGGCATGCCAGAGCCCTGCTGCTGGGCGGTCCAGCCACGGCGGTACCATCTCTTAAGTTGTGATCTCTGTGAGAACTTAAGTGTGTTCGTTTGCtatttagcaaacatttgtttagaGATATTTGTTAAGTGCTCAGTACTGTGACAGCAGCGCTCCGTGACCTTGCTTCTGCCTTTGTTAGGATTTTAAGAGAGTCCCTTCACTTCTTTGCATCTCCATTCCCTCATCCGAAGTGGGGACTGATGGAAGCAGCGAGATAAGGGATTGGAAAGTGTTCCTCTTGAGAACTGTGGTGTGATATACACGGTCCTCGGGTGACCTGAGGACTGGACCTCCCCAAAACACGGCACGTTGCCTAGAGGAGGGCCCAGAGCTCTTGTGTGAGCAGCATGTCTAGGGTTTGAAGGGGGTGGTCGTTGGGGGCATGAGTGGGAAGAGAAGACCTGCACTTTCAGGTTCTTTGTGTGATGCCAGACAGATGCCGTCTCTCTTAGGGAAATGCTGGCAAGTTCAGAGTATGAGGTTTCCTAACGACCTTGTCTTTGGGAAGATTTGCAAGAAGAAACTTGAGAGTAGTTCCTTATTaacctcccctcctctcctgctcttccAGGGGGGCATGTGGTATGGAGTGGACATCAACAACGAGGACATTGCTGACAACTTTGAGGCCTTTGTGTGGGAGCCAGCTATGGTGCGCATCAATGCCCTGACCGCAGCCTCTGAGGCTGCCTGCCTTATCGTGTCGGTAGATGAAACCATCAAAAACCCTCGCTCAACGGTGGACGCTCCCCCAGCtgcgggccggggccggggccggggccgcccCCACTGAGAGGCACCCGGTCCCTCATGAGTGGCCGGCGGGCTGGCTGCAGGGTATGCTTACTCTCCCCGTCTTGGTTAGTTGGTATTACAAGGAAGGGGTCGTAATTGGCCCACTCTGTTCTCACTGAGGTTATTTAAATAAAGCTTAAGACTTAGAATTCACTTTGCAAATTATTTGGGCACCGGACTTTTACTGCTAAATGTCTTGACTCCAGCTCAGGATTTTACTTTCGTATGTACTCACCTGACAGATGGAAAAGTTTTCTTCTCTCCTATCGGACTGAGTCTTCAACAGCGTCTGGTTTTTAAGGCAGAGGGTCCACTCTGCCAGCAGAGCTCCACCTGAGGGGCCTCCGTCCAGAAGTTTCACTCTGAGCACTCTCTTAGTCCCAGAAGTAGTTAGGAGATGTGGagtcccttccttttcttctgacGTCATCTTGTTTAGCCCTGGCCTTGCCAGGCAGTGCTCCGAGGACTTCTGTGGGTTTGAATCAATGTATTCTATTACCTTGCTTGCTCCTTCCACTTGTATATTCTTTTTGGCTCAGTGTCCTGGTCTCTCTTACTCGAGATCTCTCGGAGGAATGTATAAAGAGGCCACATTCCCTTTAAATTCTGTAGTGATTATCTTAAAAGTCCATTGAGGAGAGGTGGCTGAAGGAGCACCCACGTGGTCTTCTCTGTTTGACCACCAGTGGTCTTGGGGgttccttttgctttcttctgaCCAATGGAGGTTTGCAGTGGCCACCACAGATCAACTAGAAACCAGCAGGGTTTGACTGCGTTCTCGTTTATACTAGTCCTCAGAGCTGGCCTGCAGCTAGCTGTAGTTAGTAACTGTTGAAGGTAGAGGTAACTATGTCACTTTGAGCCATGGAAGCTTTTGCTGCCTGCAACTGGAAGTTGATTAGAAAGAAAGTCTCTTGAGTCTGATCCCCTCTTGGTTAGATGGACTCAAAAGCAGGGATGGGGTGGTGATCGGGTCCCGACTGTGGAGTCTGACCTCCCTTCTAACTTGATAGTCTCTGGGTAAACtaatttttctgagcctcagctgctCTACCTTTGTTATGAACATAAAAGTAGC
This region includes:
- the CCT7 gene encoding T-complex protein 1 subunit eta codes for the protein MMPTPVILLKEGTDSSQGIPQLVSNISACQVIAEAVRTTLGPRGMDKLIVDGRGKATISNDGATILKLLDVVHPAAKTLVDIAKSQDAEVGDGTTSVTLLAAEFLKQVKPYVEEGLHPQIIIRAFRTATQLAVNKIKEIAVTVKKEDKVEQRKLLEKCAMTALSSKLISQQKAFFAKMVVDAVMMLDDLLQLKMIGIKKVQGGALEESQLVAGVAFKKTFSYAGFEMQPKKYNNPMIALLNVELELKAEKDNAEIRVHTVEDYQAIVDAEWNILYDKLERIHHSGAKVVLSKLPIGDVATQYFADRDMFCAGRVPEEDLKRTMMACGGSIQTSVNALSADVLGRCQVFEETQIGGERYNFFTGCPKAKTCTIILRGGAEQFMEETERSLHDAIMIVRRAIKNDSVVAGGGAIEMELSKYLRDYSRTVPGKQQLLIGAYAKALEIIPRQLCDNAGFDATNILNKLRARHAQGGMWYGVDINNEDIADNFEAFVWEPAMVRINALTAASEAACLIVSVDETIKNPRSTVDAPPAAGRGRGRGRPH